From Staphylococcus delphini, one genomic window encodes:
- a CDS encoding glycosyltransferase, protein MKKVSMFVWNHFTNDARVNRECTALAEAGYDVDLIAINDPKNKDIQPFEQREDHFRVHRVRRYPILIQAYADYGKKFVITIGGISFSIAAGLFYINFKLMFGYAMLLMAAFAVLKVKKIRKWFINSAIIARMIVKGYIMKADIYHANDLNTLPQGIVCSKLRLKPKPLVYDSHEVQSDRTGYNPERIKKIERFLLRFVDTMMVENHTRAKHNEQLYGFYPQPLYNYSALYDIEEQPRINLHAKLGIPTDEKILLYQGGLQQGRGLEKLIEAMPMIDEGVLVFVGGGKLTEALKAQVHASPSRDRIYFLDKVPFEQLPSITREAFVGFQVLQNICFNHYSASSNKLFEYIMAHVPVISCDFPEIKRVVEENQVGIATDTHESQNIADAVNHMLHHPEDYERYRANTHRAKMIYNWQNEKQKLLNVYNTLDDKVSFIGKIQPQMK, encoded by the coding sequence GTGAAAAAAGTATCGATGTTCGTGTGGAATCATTTCACCAACGATGCGCGGGTCAATCGAGAATGTACGGCACTCGCTGAAGCGGGATATGATGTTGATTTAATTGCGATTAACGACCCTAAAAATAAAGATATTCAACCATTTGAACAACGAGAAGATCATTTTCGTGTTCATCGTGTCAGACGCTATCCCATACTGATTCAAGCATATGCCGACTATGGAAAGAAGTTTGTCATTACGATCGGTGGCATATCATTTTCGATTGCAGCAGGGTTATTTTATATTAATTTCAAGCTGATGTTCGGCTACGCGATGTTGTTAATGGCTGCATTTGCGGTGCTGAAAGTTAAAAAAATACGTAAATGGTTCATCAATAGTGCCATTATTGCACGAATGATTGTGAAGGGTTATATAATGAAGGCTGATATTTATCATGCGAACGACTTGAACACATTACCTCAAGGGATTGTTTGTTCAAAATTGCGACTCAAACCGAAACCACTCGTTTATGATAGTCATGAAGTGCAATCCGATCGTACGGGATACAATCCAGAGCGCATAAAAAAAATAGAACGCTTTTTGTTACGCTTTGTGGATACGATGATGGTCGAAAATCATACACGCGCAAAGCATAACGAACAATTGTATGGCTTTTATCCGCAACCTTTATACAATTATTCAGCATTGTATGATATTGAAGAGCAGCCACGTATCAATTTGCACGCTAAGTTAGGTATTCCTACAGACGAGAAAATTTTACTCTATCAAGGTGGTTTACAACAGGGGCGTGGTCTAGAAAAACTCATTGAAGCGATGCCAATGATTGATGAAGGGGTGCTTGTTTTCGTTGGAGGTGGAAAGCTCACGGAAGCATTGAAAGCACAAGTACATGCCTCACCTTCAAGAGACCGCATCTACTTTTTAGATAAAGTCCCATTTGAGCAGTTGCCAAGTATTACGCGAGAGGCATTCGTCGGCTTTCAAGTGTTGCAAAATATTTGTTTCAACCATTATTCGGCAAGCTCAAATAAGCTGTTTGAATATATCATGGCGCATGTGCCTGTTATTTCATGTGATTTTCCGGAGATTAAACGTGTCGTGGAAGAAAACCAAGTGGGTATCGCAACCGACACGCATGAAAGTCAAAACATTGCAGATGCGGTGAACCATATGTTACATCATCCTGAAGATTATGAACGTTATCGTGCTAACACTCATCGTGCGAAAATGATTTATAATTGGCAAAATGAAAAACAAAAATTATTAAATGTGTACAATACACTTGATGATAAAGTTTCATTTATAGGGAAAATACAACCACAAAT
- a CDS encoding alpha/beta hydrolase: MIQFNYETLTKEDLLNANNQQVKLMLDGIDFYIFVHIKPNSERLLVHTNGAIDKNKAKPPVFLRKSWRDDFEAHCLFIDDRTIHESPLNLGWGLGTKERYYVEDYARISQKVSQLLNVDDNQVTYFGSSGGGFISMMLATYHQNSRAIVNNPQAYVHRYSRNHVTRAYQFVFGEMSFNEVNQTYAHRLSTTSLMKKRNHIPEILYIQNRLSHEDMEDHVMPFTQMLDKYNLDSSRINFLLYNDRKSGHNPLPNDKTVELVNLFMKRQLNIY; this comes from the coding sequence AGTCAAACTGATGTTAGATGGTATCGATTTTTATATTTTTGTTCATATCAAGCCGAATTCTGAGCGACTTCTTGTACATACGAATGGGGCAATTGATAAAAATAAAGCGAAACCACCTGTATTTTTAAGAAAGAGTTGGCGTGATGATTTTGAAGCGCACTGTCTGTTTATTGATGATCGTACCATTCATGAGAGTCCACTCAATTTAGGATGGGGATTAGGGACAAAAGAGCGATATTATGTTGAAGATTATGCGCGAATTAGCCAAAAAGTGAGTCAACTTCTGAATGTGGATGATAATCAAGTGACGTATTTTGGGAGTTCAGGCGGTGGGTTCATTTCAATGATGCTAGCGACATATCATCAAAATTCACGTGCTATTGTTAACAACCCACAAGCATATGTGCATCGATATAGTCGAAATCACGTGACAAGGGCTTATCAATTTGTCTTTGGGGAGATGTCCTTTAACGAAGTGAATCAAACGTATGCACATCGTCTTTCTACCACAAGTCTTATGAAAAAGCGCAATCACATTCCTGAGATACTTTATATTCAAAATCGTTTAAGTCATGAAGATATGGAAGACCATGTGATGCCATTTACTCAAATGCTAGACAAGTACAACCTTGATAGTTCGCGCATTAACTTTCTATTATATAATGATAGGAAATCGGGGCATAATCCGCTACCTAATGACAAAACAGTAGAATTAGTTAATTTGTTTATGAAGCGACAATTGAACATTTATTAG